The Aquidulcibacter paucihalophilus genomic interval ACGCTTCATCGCCGGATGCCGCCAGCAGTCGCCGAGGTCGACGCCGCCGAGGTTCAGCCGGTCGCGCCAGACCGGGCCGAGCGCCTCCAGCAGGACCTCGAGGATCACCGGGGCGGGCAGGCGGTCGTCCTCGTCGGCGCGGTCGACCATGGCGTCGAACAGGCCGCCGGGCCGCGGCTCATCCTCGAGCGCGAACAGGTCAGGCTCGGCGAGACAGGCCTGTCCCAGCCGGCGCAGCAGTGCGGCACGGCCCTCGAGCCCGACCAGCGGGTTCTTGTCCGAGACCTGGAAACCCTTTGCCAGATCGGCGGCGGTCAGGAAGGTCAGGGCCACGGCGTCGACGCGCCAGGGATCGTCCTCGGTGATCGAGAAGGCTCCAGCCTCGAACATCCGCAGGGAGGCGATGGCCAGCCCCTCGGACCGGGTGAGGGTTCGGCCGGTGAGAGCGTCCTTGTATGACCAGTCCGGTCCGGCGCCGGCGTCCAGCAGGACCGAGACGATGGCGAGGTCGAACTCGGTCCGCGCCCGCGAGGCGGGATCGAGCCAGTCGCGGGCCTCGGCGACCGGGCCCCACAGATCGACGCCATCGACGGCGAAATGGCGCCAGCGGGCGTGGAAGGGCACGGCCAGGGTCGGATACTGGTCGCGGATCACGGCGGCGACGTAGCGTGCGGTTTCCGGCAGCCGATCGAGATCGACCGTCCAGTGATCGAGGCCGCCGGCGACGCCGATGGCCAGCATCTCATGGGCCCGTTCGCGGACGGCGGCGGCGTTGAGCAGGCTGCGCGCCTGCGCGGCGTCAGAACTGCTCAAGGTCGCGGCCCACCACGCGGGTCAGGTCTTCGGCCGACGGCGGGGCGTCGGGGGTGAAATAGCCGGCCGCCTTCTTGGCCTCCATCTCGACCGAGGCGTCGGGCGGAACGAGATAGTCGGGGATGGGCACCCGCTCGCAGATCTCGATGCCGGATGCGGTCAGGGCGTCGTGCTTCATGTTGGACATGGAGACGAAGCGATCGATCTTCGTGATGCCCAGCCAGTGCAGGATGTCCGGCATCAGCTGCTGGAAGCGGGCGTCCTGGACCCCGGCGACGCATTCGGTGCGCTCGAAATAGGTCGCCGCCTGGTCGCCGCCCGGCTGGCGCTTGCGGGCGTTGTAGACGAGGAACTTTGTTACTTCCCCGAGGGCCCGGCCCTCCTTGCGGTTATAGGCGATCAGGCCCGCGCCGCCGTCCTGGGCCTCGCGGATGCACTCCTCGATGCCGTGGGTCAGATAGGGGCGGCAGGTGCAGATGTCCGAGCCGAAGACGTCCGAGCCGTTGCACTCATCGTGCACCCGGCAGGTCAGGCGGCGGTTCGGGTCGGCGATCGCGGCCGGGTCGCCGAAGATGTAGAGGGTGATGCCGCCGATGGGGGGCAGGAAGACCTTGATGTCCGGCCGGGTGACGAGGTCGGCGTACATGCCGCCGGTCTGTTCGAACAGGGTGCGGCGCAGGGCGGTCTCGGTGACGCCGAAGCGTTCGGCGATGCCGGGCAGGTACCAGACCGGATCAATGGCGGCCTTGGTCACGGCGACGTCGCCGCTCTCATGCACGATCTGGCCGTCGGCCTTCAGCCGGCCTGCGGCGATGGCCTCGCCGATCTCGCCCAGCTGAAGCCGGGCGCGGGTGACGGCGATGGTCGGGCGGATGTCGACGCCCTCGGCCAGTTCACCGGCGAAATCCTCGACGACGCGGGCGCCCCAGGGATCGAGTGAGACGATCTTCGAGGCGTCGGTCCACTGCGGGAACGGCCCCATCGGCGTGGTCGGCGCGGTGTTGGTCAGGTCGGGCCGGTTGTTGGCGGCCATGGCACCGGATGACACGGCGAGGGCGCGATAGACCGAATAGGCCCCGCCGTGGGCGCCGATGGCGTTGCGGTCCGAGCCGGAATTCACCGTGCCGATGACCGGCCCGCGTTCCTTCGCGGTGGGCGCGCCCCATTCGATCGGGAAGCGGCTGACGGTCCCCGCGCCGGGGTGGGAGTTGAGCCGGATGTGGCTCGGGCGATTGGACATGTTTCCTCACTCGAACCGGCTTGTTGTTTTTCTTGCGCCGGACTCATCAGGACACACCCGATCGCGGGGCGTGTCCAGTGGTTGTGGACGCGCGGACACGAGGCCCTGGGGCTGAGGCATAACGCCCCCTCGCCGACCATCGCCTTGACCCGGCGCGGGCGACGGCGACATTCGCGGCATGACAGACTCAGTGAACCAGGCGGCGGTTGTTATCGGGGCCTCGGGCGGAATCGGCGCGGCGCTGGTAAGCCGGCTGCGAGCCTCCGGTCGGTACGCCGTCGTCCACGCGCTGTCGCGTTCCGGCACGGGGTTCGATCTGGAGGACGAGGTCTCGATCGCCGCCGCCGCCGCACAGGTTGCCGAGGGGCCGGCCCCGGCGCTGGTGTTCGTCGCCACGGGGGTGCTGCATCACGGGTTTGAGCCGGAACGCAGCTGGCGCGCCCTCGATGCCGAGCATCTGCTGCGCGACTACCGGATCAATGCGGTCGGGCCGGCGCTGGTGGCCAGACATTTCCTGCCCCTGCTGCCGCGAGACCGGCCGGCGGTGTTCACGGCCCTGTCGGCGCGGGTCGGGTCGATCGGCGACAACCGGCTGGGCGGCTGGCACAGCTATCGCGCGTCCAAGGCGGCCCTGAACATGCTGCTGCGCAATCTGGCCGTTGAGCTGGGCCGCACCCATCCGCAGGCGGTGGTCGCCGGCCTGCATCCGGGCACGGTCGACACCGGCCTGAGCGCGCCGTTCCAGAAGGGCGTGAAGCCGGAGAAGCTGTTCACGGCGGCCTATTCTGCGGAACGATTGCTGTCGGTGATCGCCGGTCTGACCCCCGCGGACAGTGGCGGTGTCTTCGCCTGGGACGGCGCGCGCATACCCGAATGACCCACGCCTGACCGCCGTGTCTTGACTCGGTCGCACAGTATGTCGCATACACTGTGTGTCACACACTATGTGAGATGCAGGGAAGCGGCATGAGCCTCGATCCGGACCTTTATGAATCGATGCGGCTGGAACTTCGGCGCGGGTCGCTGGTGCTGGCGGTGCTCGCCTGCCTGAGGACCGAACGCTACGGCTACACCCTGCGCCAGGCCCTGGCCGCCGACGGGCTCGAGATGGAGGAATCGACCCTCTATCCGCTGCTGCGCCGGCTGGAGAGCCAGGGGCTGCTGTACAGCGAATGGCGCGAGGAAGAGAAGCGGAAGAAGCGCTTCTACGTCCTGTCGCCCGGTGGCGTTTCGATGCTGGCCGCGCTGACCGACGAGTGGCGGGGGATCAACGCCTCGCTCGACAAGATTCTCTGAAACCCGGGCTGAAGGGGAAAGCCATGGACCTGATCGACCGCTATCTGAACGCCGTCGCCGCGCAGTTGCCGCAGGACGAACGCGCCGACATCACCGCCGAACTGCGCGACCTGATCCTGAGCCGGTTCGAGGCGAAGGAAGAGGCGCTGGGCCGCGCCCTGACCGAGGATGAGCAGGAGGCGATCCTGCGCGAGATCGGCCATCCGCTGGTCGTGGCCGCCCGCTATCGCAAGGGGCCGGACTCGCTGGTCGGACCGGAGCTGTTTCCCTACTGGCTGTTCGGCGTGAAGGCCGGACTGATGGTGCTGGCGGCGGTCTTCGCCCTCAC includes:
- a CDS encoding GTP cyclohydrolase II; this encodes MSNRPSHIRLNSHPGAGTVSRFPIEWGAPTAKERGPVIGTVNSGSDRNAIGAHGGAYSVYRALAVSSGAMAANNRPDLTNTAPTTPMGPFPQWTDASKIVSLDPWGARVVEDFAGELAEGVDIRPTIAVTRARLQLGEIGEAIAAGRLKADGQIVHESGDVAVTKAAIDPVWYLPGIAERFGVTETALRRTLFEQTGGMYADLVTRPDIKVFLPPIGGITLYIFGDPAAIADPNRRLTCRVHDECNGSDVFGSDICTCRPYLTHGIEECIREAQDGGAGLIAYNRKEGRALGEVTKFLVYNARKRQPGGDQAATYFERTECVAGVQDARFQQLMPDILHWLGITKIDRFVSMSNMKHDALTASGIEICERVPIPDYLVPPDASVEMEAKKAAGYFTPDAPPSAEDLTRVVGRDLEQF
- a CDS encoding SDR family NAD(P)-dependent oxidoreductase, with amino-acid sequence MTDSVNQAAVVIGASGGIGAALVSRLRASGRYAVVHALSRSGTGFDLEDEVSIAAAAAQVAEGPAPALVFVATGVLHHGFEPERSWRALDAEHLLRDYRINAVGPALVARHFLPLLPRDRPAVFTALSARVGSIGDNRLGGWHSYRASKAALNMLLRNLAVELGRTHPQAVVAGLHPGTVDTGLSAPFQKGVKPEKLFTAAYSAERLLSVIAGLTPADSGGVFAWDGARIPE
- a CDS encoding URC4/urg3 family protein is translated as MSSSDAAQARSLLNAAAVRERAHEMLAIGVAGGLDHWTVDLDRLPETARYVAAVIRDQYPTLAVPFHARWRHFAVDGVDLWGPVAEARDWLDPASRARTEFDLAIVSVLLDAGAGPDWSYKDALTGRTLTRSEGLAIASLRMFEAGAFSITEDDPWRVDAVALTFLTAADLAKGFQVSDKNPLVGLEGRAALLRRLGQACLAEPDLFALEDEPRPGGLFDAMVDRADEDDRLPAPVILEVLLEALGPVWRDRLNLGGVDLGDCWRHPAMKRDDATDGLVPIHKLSQWLSYSLVEPLQTAGVEVIDLDGLTGLAEYRNGGLFMDLGVLTLKDPADAAKAWPVSDPLVVGWRAMTVALLDRIAPLVRAELGVSAGAMPLASVLEGGTWAAGRRAAAERRPGGGPPLTILSDGTVF
- a CDS encoding helix-turn-helix transcriptional regulator, coding for MSLDPDLYESMRLELRRGSLVLAVLACLRTERYGYTLRQALAADGLEMEESTLYPLLRRLESQGLLYSEWREEEKRKKRFYVLSPGGVSMLAALTDEWRGINASLDKIL